A segment of the Chlorocebus sabaeus isolate Y175 chromosome 15, mChlSab1.0.hap1, whole genome shotgun sequence genome:
GATATGCAAGAATTTCCACAGgaaatttacttttgaaaaactgcatttcattttttaaaatcaaaacatcTCTCATACTAGAAATGCTATTTTACAGTTGCAtaagctaaatttttaaaaaatgataaaagactCACCAAGGCAACATAAATAAGTCTCAAGGCTAAAAAAACCTATACTCCTGCTTTCCAGACTTTACTATAAACATAAGAATCACAGTATAATCCTAGCATCTCAAAACTAGTGTATTGAACACATTTGGTATTTGAGACTTTCTGAAATCAgttttttgaactttattttacaaatcagggatgcacttttaattttttacattttctccctAGAGATATAATTTAGATATTCCTATCTTCAACGTAAAAGTCAAAATAGGAAATAAGCATAGAAACAGCCTACTGGCAATGGTTACACCTGCATGGTATTTATGAGTCTCTAAATTATTGGAAATTTATTTCAACCAAGGATATCTTAAGTCTTCATTACTTGGATGTAACTCCAGAGAAAACTAATTTATATCAATTTACAGTTTAGTGGTCATGATCAGGGAAAGTGATACTCTACCACTGACTACAAGTCATTGGAGAGGCAGTTTAGAACTTTTCCTTTATGCCTAATATACAGGACAAACCTTGCCGACATCTCATTACCTCAAGAATCAAATTTAAATGAAGTATCCAGGAGCGGCCTAAAGAATGAGTGTAATCTGGGTGGATTTTAGTCTAAATTTATGCCTGGCTCTTCAGTAAAGTATAGTAACTCCAGATATATGTTCCACAGATGCAATAATTTCTATTCCTGGGTCGGTGCAGAATATAATGTATACTTCCTGAAATCAACTTTGTCTATTCATAAAGATAGCTgctttttatttgcctttgtctcactttgaatatatataatCCACAGGTTACAGACTTTTCCAATAACTACATTTCAACTTGTATTTCATCAGCAAACATTTGAGAGGATGTTATTTCATAGATTAACTATTTTGAATTCATTGTTGATCAAGTTAGAAGTAgtgggaaattttcttttttttttttttttttttgagacggagtcttgctctgtcgcccaggctggagtgcagtggccggatctcagctcactgcaagctccgcctcccgggtttacgccattctcctgcctcagcctcccgagtagctgggactacaggcgcccgccatctcgcccggctagttttttttgtattttttagtagagacggggtttcaccgtgttagccaggatggtctcgatctcctgacctcgtgatccgcccgtctcggcctcccaaagtgctgggattacaggcttgagccaccgcgcccggccggaaattTTCTTATAGAAAGCAATTCCAAACATAATGAGCAGATGCTTGCCAGCTCTAATCAATAAGCTGTATGCCTTGTCCTTCTCCCTGTATCTGAGAATCATGTACTGCTTTATTGTCCATGTCCTCATGCAACAGACACAAGGGattactggaaagaaaaagattacaGGATCAGAtttgtcctttccccactccaaAAGGCCAAAACGTTTCAACAGCTGTGTTTTCAAGTAAGATTTATATCCTACAATATCCTTTGAGGTTTTCTTACTAGAATGAAACATACATTTTAGGAGAGTTAATGATTTCACTAGAGCGGGGAGAAATAGGCAAGTCACAGGATTTTCAAAAAGTATAACAATTCAGGTAAGAATATACATTAATAAATGTTGCCCTAAGTTTtatcagttaaattttttttttttttaatttcaagggAAGAGGCTTTaacatgagaaataaaatatatcccAGTCCATTATCTACATATTCTTCATCTTGGCCATGAGGTCTTCCAAGCTTTCACCGGAATCTTCCACTGTTACCTCAGTGACAGAATCTTCTTGCTATTGACAAATAAGGGAAATACAGTGAAAAGAGAACCATATAGAATTCTTGATGCTTAGGAATATATAATCAGTAAGTTTTGACCGTGCTCAACAGGGTTATAAAGTAAATTTTCTTTAACAACTGTCTTCTAATTTTTAGAAGACAAAGTCTTTTACATTCCCCACCAGTCTTTTGATTTACAAGGCAGTAATTTCAATATTCTTGACAGctctagtttttttaaatgacattgtAGCTAAAACTACcaataaacaaaaatgagatcTTCATTTAATCAAAATCTATTATACTTGGTTCATTAATGAGTGAACAAaatcattttattctgttttaaaagtctaaaataagctataaatatttgcatattaacaCTGAATACCTCTGTCTCACATCTTAATGCCTATAgcataaaatatcttaaaacaggaaatacttcacTGGCATTACAAATTAgaatgaagatgaagaaaaatattttatatgatatttaCATATGGGTAAATCGTATTTTTGAAGTACCTTTTTTGGAATTGTGTATGCCACTGTAATTCCTTCAGGTAAGTCTGGAACTGGACCTGAAGAATTTTTCAGTTCCTCTTCTGAAACCTCAGATACCAGCTCAATACCTGTAAATTTAATCCTGTATCAGTTTTTAAGGAATTTAATAAGCAATAATGATTCAATTGGTATAATCTTATTAGATTGGCTACCataaaaggttttgttttatgCTGCCatttcaatttataaaagaaCACCTACCCCATTCATTATCTTCATGGAttacctcttcctcttcttgcATAACCTCTTGTTTAGGCAGTGCTGCTACCTTTTTCTGTAGAAATCAAACAGCATCAAAGTGTTCTTACTCATTCTCAATTCTCTAAAGCATTAATCAAGAATTTTCCTTTATGACTAATATATAGGACATTACAAGCCTTAATCAAGAATTCAGACAGGCTTTTTATCTTACCAAAAGCAAGAAAGAACATTCATTTTTGAAGTATGGTGAATAAATTAACCATTTATCTTGTATTCCAAATCTGTTTAAGTTATTTATATGTCCTATGCAATATGATCCCTCATGCATTCTAACAGAGTGCCATATACCTTATATTCTTCCTGCTGCTTCCTGCAATTTCTGTCATCACACTGGGGATTTGGCTTCATGGACATAGTAGGAAAAAAATCCTGCATTGCATTGTATCCAAGGTAAAAACTAACAGTACCAAAATTTAACAGAAACCTAGAAAAATCAAAGTAGACATAAAGATATTAAAACCATGAAAAATACTAGaacagttaaattttttaaaaataactttgaaatagGTAAATGATAcactttttaaatcagaaaacagaaatctGCATCCAGAAAACAGCAATTTTCTCTTATttacagtgcctggctcatagtagATGCTTCAGTGTTTattgaatgaaggaaagaaaagattacTCCATTTCATCAACTGTAGAACACACTATTTTTTTGAACCTCTAATAAAGATTAAATGCTGGCAGCTAAACTATTACATGTCAATAACTTCAAGAAGCATGCTGATTTCAGAGAAGCTAAAATGTGGGagaagtgtattttttaaatccctaAGATATGGTATTAAAgctacttaactttttttttaacatttttgtatgtAATTTACTATAAAATGCACAATCTTAAATGTATAGCTCAGTAAAATTTTGTATGAGTCTTTCATGGAACCTCACcagatcaagatatagaacattttcagcaTCCCATGTGCCTCCAGCTCCCTCCTGTCCTCTTCCCAGTCAAATCTGATACTTTTTACTCTGCTGCCcatactggagtacagtggtgagatcatggctttctgtagcctcaccctcccaggctcaagcaatcccatctcagtctcccaagtagctgtgattacaggcaagcaccactacgcttggctaatttttgtattatttttgtaaagatggggctttgccatgttgccccaggctggtctcgaattcctgggctcaagcgatctgcctgccttggcctcccaaattgttgggattacaggcgtgagccgctgcacccagccaatcTGATGTCTTTTATTAGGTTggcgcaaaagtaattgcagtttttgttaAACGTAATGACAAAATCTGCAATTAcctttgcactaacctaataaaagtttttatacagaaaaaatcacataaaaaagataaatgacaaaagaaaaatatttgcaaatacacATTCTTAATATACAACAAGACAAAAAGAGCAACAACTATTAGCAGACAATTCACAGATGAAGTGTTCAActtttttcacaaataaaaataaaaattaaatgcctaTTTTTCACCCACCAGAATGACAAAGGTTACAGAGTTTGATGATACCCAAAGTTGTCAAAGGTATGGGTCAACCAGGTACTCCTAAACTATGATACAAATGTATAATCTAAACTATAATACAAATGTATAATCCTTTTGCAGGagaaatttagtaaatattttgtaaattcagaaattctactttaaaaaatgtgtactataggccgggtgcagtggcttatgcctataattcctaacactttgggaggccgatatgggcagactgcttcagcccaggagttcaagaccagcctggggaacataaggagactctgtttctacaaaaaatacataaaaattagctgggcgtggtggtgggtgcttgtagtcacagctacctgggaggctgaggtaggaggaccacttgaacctggaaggtggagactgcaattagctgagattgtgcctctgcgctccagcctgggtgacagagtgaaaccctgttttttttttttttaaaaaaaaaaaatactatagaaaactctaggctgggcacggtggcctgtaatcccaacactttgggaggctaaggtgggcagatcacttaagctcaggagttcaagaccagcctaagcaacgtgatgaaactttgtctctacaaaaaatacaaaaattagccaggcattgtggcatacacctgtacttccaactacttggaaggctgaggtgggaggatcacttgaggtcgggaggttgaggctgcagtgagccatgattgtgccactgcactccagcttgggcaacacagtgagaccttgtctccaaaaaaaggaaaagaagagagatcaATCTAGTATTCAGAGATATATACAAGATGTAGCCTGTAGCactgttaataaaaaaaaaaaaaagaattaagtagCCTAAATGACCATCAACAGAGGGGCTAGCTAAATAGGACACATCCTTAAGAGAATACTTGGTTAGCCATgattctttgcttcttttttgtatcatactataaaatgttttgtttagaCAGGGCCTAATACTGTCTAAACAGGCTATTTGCTCATATGAAATAGCCCTAGACCATTACTTTGAGAGTTTATATGTAtgcttttttcaatttctttgctAGCAACTGACACTTCTTATTGATTGGTGCCTCCATGTGTCTTGTTGCAGTTTGTTCTTATTATATTGGAGGCTTAGGGTATACAACTAAGCTTATTAAAGTTGTGAAATGAGGGAAAAGAAATGGCCTGAATTAGAGAACACGTAAAGGGGATCTGCTTTTAATGAAGTATGAGTTGATTCATAAACTCTGACATAAATTTTAGCAGCAAAGaaatcttttcccttctttttagcTATAGTTTAGATAGTACAGTTGCTGGATGTTTGTTTTTGGATAGCAGAGGTATCCAAAAGCAGATTTtaagaatctgtttttttttttttaagtattgttAATGCGTTTTATATTAACACTAatataaatgttaacattttatgtatatgtaagtGTAAAATTTACAGTAACATTAATGTTTAATTACATTAACATTAATAATTACTGTTTAGtcacatttgggttatttttggTAAGACTTAAACCAAGATAGTAGAAACAAGTGTGTTTAAGTCTCCATCCACTGGTCAGACTTGGAAAGATTTAAATCATTTGGTTAATGCTTCATAAATAAATATGTCACTACCATTGTATCATTTCATAAAAGCTATTCCAAATGCAGGGAGTAACTGACATTCTATATATTCATGTATGaatattaatatacataatatttaatatagcaatatatatgaaaagtagacatacatatataaaatagaatgtacacatatgcatatataaaacatttaaaactacatttaaaagtaactatATACTTAGCTTATAATTTCAATTTCTGAAATGCtttgtgaaatatatttatttttattgaaagcaTACAAGACTATTCAGAAAAATTAGCCCTGACTTACTTTAACACGTTTTGTACTAAGATCCCAGCAACCACACCCATAGTGGTAGGAAGACTGGCTGCACAAACACCTTCTCGTTTCAGAGTCTTTTCATCAATATTTGCAGCAACTACAAGTGGTGGAGCACActacatgaaaaagaataaaagaaaagacatttcaaaaaaaaaagaggaaaagtatgAGATGTTCCAAATAGTATTCCATCcaagtttgtgttttctttgaatTGTAATACATTTTCAATGTCCCTAAGAACTCAAGTACCTAACAGTGAAGAATAATCCAAAAAGAGTAATGCATACCGCAAAACAAGCAGATTCTCCAGGAATTATGAGCTGTATATGCCCTGAAACTGCATTTTCACTGACCCCAGATTCCATCCATGTTTGTCCAAGTTCATTACAAGCCTTAGTAGAAATGGGtgaaaacacaaggaaaaaaaataaaagagcaaggaGTAATTTACAATacattctttgaactgaatggaTTACCaaggtcttttaaaattaattttcagaacAAATGAGGTAAGTTGTAAGATAATGGAATTCCTTGGTAATTACCATACTCTATTTAAGAGTAAAGTGACAGTATTCAAGATGCAAtcagtaaatattattaaattgaaTCAAAGTTTACTGGATTTCTTGTCAAATTGATGTGAAATTtcacttttctaaaataatttcaagaacaaaaaaaggcaaaatatcatctgaaaagttaaaaacaatattcaaaaggaaaataattatttttatttttgagaaaccaGGTTTTTAGgcaatttatacatatttatacatttataaaataaagtaacaaaagCTAAAACTAACGCTGACCAATAATTATTATAAGATACCAATTTAAGAATTATACATCAGAGGTATTTGCTGTTTCACAGTTTACCAGCAAAAAGAGTAGGATACTGTAACACATGTCACAGCAGCAAGGTTAGACAGGTATCACAGCTATTAGAATAGATTTTAAGAGTAGACTAAGAGAACAgtacaaataaaacacagaaaagggTTTACATTCAGAACTGTTTTTAGGATGGGGATTATATACAGGAAAACAGCTAAATCCATGAATATATCTTGCACAGCAGGAATACTCACTGTATTTATTGTCATTCGAGCTTCAAAATTGTCCACACAGCTAAGAACTAGATCAACAGGTTTTCCTTCTTCTAACCCACCATTACTAGTCaaagaaaataagtttgaaaaacatCAGGACACAAAATACACTCTAATACATTATACTTACTTGTTCAGTCCAACATTTATACTTTCATTAAATGTTTGACTATAATTATCACATAACTGTGTaatattaaagatatatatatatcaagtaTTGAGTAACATACAAATATAACATCAATGGTACTGTAGTATTACTTATTTTACAAGAACTACAAGGGTGAAGGAAGTATAAAGTATGTTCAcaacagttcctttttcactaccggctttcacatttttattcatGCTTCATTACAAATGCAATAAAAGCTAATTGGATGCAATTCACTATTTCAGTGGTGGTCTGACAGTCTCTGAAGAAAACCATTTTCAGACAGAAATACAATCTAGAACACAGAACTTAAAACTGATACTCTCTTCTTATATTGTAACTTACAggggttttttgcttgtttgctttttaattgtttttggaCAATATATACCTTTAAATGATATTctaatacataaaaattacacaaaaattactgttctaaaaaaatggaaaaatatatatcaatcTTCCATTCATTGGATTAATCCAtagatttttctaataattttctaaTACTTGAGCTGGACATTAtacaaaatattcataaattaaaattttaccttaTTCTATCCATGAAATGTTGAAAGTTTTCCACTGTGGTTATATTATAGTTGTGTACTTCAAAAAGAACATCAGGATTAATGTTCctaagaaggaaaaagggaatgattataagcctgtaatcctagcatttcaagaggctgcggtgggaggattacttgagtccaggagttcaaggctacagtgagctatcatcGCACCCACTCCACCCCAAactgggggacacagtgagactctgtctctaaaaaaaaaaaaatgtttttaaaaagactactACTAGTAGCTGTAGTAAGAAAAAGCTGTGAGGAAAAGAATTGAAAGAGCTAAAGGGCATTTAACATACCTTAGAGAAGCGAATTGAAGCTATTCAAAGAAAACCCAAAGttcttttctatctcttttaTCTCACACTTCAAGGACTAGGTTCATTTTTGTCATAAAGATTACAAAACTGTTCCCACCCCAATTAATCTAAGTGTTGGGAATTAAGACTTAACCATGTCCAGTAACTACCTATAGCTCAGCCTCACTTCCTTATTCCAGTTAAGAACAAATTTGGGGCCACAAAGAAAGTTCCTAAAGCAGGGATTGGTGAActgtggcccatgggccaaatctggcccaccacctgtttttgtgcAGCCTTCAGGCtaagaatttttttccatttttaaatggttgggaaaagaatcaaaagaacattttataacatataaaaattgtatcagccaggcacagtgactcatgcctgcaatcctagcactttgggagggctaggtgggcagatggcttgagtctcaagagttcgagaccaacctgggcaatatggcaaaaccccatctctgctaaaactgcaaaacattagccaggcatggtgacacgtgcctgtagtcctagctactcaggaggctgagatgcgaagatagcttgagcctgggaggtgaaggtgcagtgagctgagattgtgttgctgcactccaatctgggtgacagagtgagactctgtctcaaaaaaaatttgttttttaattaaaaaaattaaaaattgtatgaaattcaaattttggagtgcaaaaatagaattttattggAGCACAGACATGCTTATTCATGTTTATGTTGCCTACAGCTGCTATCACACTACAACTAACAGTTGCAACAGAGAACATCTGGCCctcaaagactaaaatatttattatataaccCTATACATAAAGTTTGCCAACCCCATGTCCAACAGGTAAGAGAATTCTTTGTACAAgtgaaatctgcattttatagagaaaaattaagatCCATTTATATTAACTCATATCAAATACATAAAGTAAGATTTCACTGAATATGTTTCTTGATTGCTATTCCATTTACCTCAGAGTATGTTCTGCTGCTTGAACTTTACTTAATCCTGCTTGATGAGGTTGGAAGAAAAGTCTATTCATATTGGCTAGTTCCACCTTGTCATAATCAAAGAGTAGcaactaaaatgaaaacagtgGTATTCTGAtgaaaaacataccaaaaaactaaaaatatcaaagaataaaTTAGAGAGCTTTACATTTAATTAGTTTAACAGTTTGATAATAATATTAGCTAACTTTACAACACTGGGTGCCATATATTAATTCATTGAATGCTCATGTGAGGCATGTAGGtactattatccttattttaaaaatgaggcaaGTACAACACTTGTCCAAAGGCCACTCATCTAATATGAGGTGAAAATGGCATTCAAACTCAAGCATTCTCAATCCAGCATCTGCACCTCAACCACAATGCTTTGTTGCCTCTCTAAATAATTCACTCAAAAATTAATTCCctttcattccattttttaaaactgtggcaAAATCCtacttcatttccattttttttgctAAAAGTCAGGAATCTATTGGATAAATGAAAtctttaaataagataaaaacaaatgctGTAACTTAAAATATAGTATAACATGACTCCTTTTGTGTATATGACAAAATATATACCAGTGACATGGCTAAAACATCATTCCAAATAGAATTACAAACCAGTTAATTGTTGTTTCCTGCTATATACTTAAGCCTGtttcaaaaagcatttcacacacacacacacactaaaatgGCAATTAGATCACATTTCTTATCGATAAGAACAGGCTAGAGACAAGGACTTCCTAAGTCCCTTcttgatatgaaattctgtgacTCTGTAATACAATTCTCAGCATACTaaacaataaacacaaaaatgggattttcttctcaataaaaaaaactaaaaagaaaaaaaattaacctaacCCATAACTCCTAGATAGCCCTTAATACCTTGCTAGAAAAGATCTCACTCTCCAAAATTTTCTAATCCTACTTAAGAGTCTCCAAAACATAGTTTATTTAAgctcatcaataaatatttattaggtcaGGCTAAGTATTAAATGAGTTTCTGCCTCATAGCTTGTTTATACATAAGTTGCGGGAAACATTAAACTTGGGAACAGAAGGTCTGAGGTGTAACTCTGCCACTAATTAGTTCTGATTGTGGGTAAATCATTTTCACTTTTTAGGCCTGtatcttcatctctaaaataaag
Coding sequences within it:
- the UBA5 gene encoding ubiquitin-like modifier-activating enzyme 5 isoform X2, which produces MAESVERLQQRVQELERELAQERNRRVLGSGEGGGGRVRIEKMSSEVVDSNPYRELLTPGVNQLLLFDYDKVELANMNRLFFQPHQAGLSKVQAAEHTLRNINPDVLFEVHNYNITTVENFQHFMDRISNGGLEEGKPVDLVLSCVDNFEARMTINTACNELGQTWMESGVSENAVSGHIQLIIPGESACFACAPPLVVAANIDEKTLKREGVCAASLPTTMGVVAGILVQNVLKFLLNFGTVSFYLGYNAMQDFFPTMSMKPNPQCDDRNCRKQQEEYKKKVAALPKQEVMQEEEEVIHEDNEWGIELVSEVSEEELKNSSGPVPDLPEGITVAYTIPKKQEDSVTEVTVEDSGESLEDLMAKMKNM
- the UBA5 gene encoding ubiquitin-like modifier-activating enzyme 5 isoform X1 produces the protein MAESVERLQQRVQELERELAQERNRRVLGSGEGGGGRVRIEKMSSEVVDSNPYSRLMALKRMGIVSDYEKIRTFAVAIVGVGGVGSVTAEMLTRCGIGKLLLFDYDKVELANMNRLFFQPHQAGLSKVQAAEHTLRNINPDVLFEVHNYNITTVENFQHFMDRISNGGLEEGKPVDLVLSCVDNFEARMTINTACNELGQTWMESGVSENAVSGHIQLIIPGESACFACAPPLVVAANIDEKTLKREGVCAASLPTTMGVVAGILVQNVLKFLLNFGTVSFYLGYNAMQDFFPTMSMKPNPQCDDRNCRKQQEEYKKKVAALPKQEVMQEEEEVIHEDNEWGIELVSEVSEEELKNSSGPVPDLPEGITVAYTIPKKQEDSVTEVTVEDSGESLEDLMAKMKNM
- the UBA5 gene encoding ubiquitin-like modifier-activating enzyme 5 isoform X3, with the translated sequence MLTRCGIGKLLLFDYDKVELANMNRLFFQPHQAGLSKVQAAEHTLRNINPDVLFEVHNYNITTVENFQHFMDRISNGGLEEGKPVDLVLSCVDNFEARMTINTACNELGQTWMESGVSENAVSGHIQLIIPGESACFACAPPLVVAANIDEKTLKREGVCAASLPTTMGVVAGILVQNVLKFLLNFGTVSFYLGYNAMQDFFPTMSMKPNPQCDDRNCRKQQEEYKKKVAALPKQEVMQEEEEVIHEDNEWGIELVSEVSEEELKNSSGPVPDLPEGITVAYTIPKKQEDSVTEVTVEDSGESLEDLMAKMKNM